Proteins encoded in a region of the Nitrospinota bacterium genome:
- a CDS encoding FYDLN acid domain-containing protein, whose protein sequence is MVKPDWGDRYTCHSCGCKFYDLNRPEPLCPRCGVDQRETTQEARPPRQSRVSKATVDEETENDIFEEPDEPGEDKEEVVSDEYVEEVEKEL, encoded by the coding sequence GTGGTCAAGCCCGATTGGGGAGATCGCTACACCTGCCACTCTTGCGGATGCAAATTTTACGACCTCAATCGCCCCGAGCCCCTCTGTCCTCGCTGCGGCGTCGACCAGCGTGAGACCACCCAAGAGGCCCGCCCCCCACGCCAGAGTCGGGTCTCAAAGGCCACGGTCGATGAAGAAACCGAAAACGATATATTCGAAGAGCCTGATGAACCGGGGGAGGACAAAGAAGAAGTTGTCTCCGATGAATATGTAGAAGAGGTAGAAAAGGAACTTTAG
- a CDS encoding metallophosphoesterase family protein, with the protein MKIGVISDTHGHCHPRVFQVFEGVELILHAGDIGDETIITDLEALAPVKAVVGNIDGPPLTDRYPPLDEVSLEGHLLLMTHQAGPPERLPEEIGALLEERKHAALVFGHTHLPLARHQDGVLYLNPGYAGRQRFGWKRSVALLQVTEHGLEAAIHLLEDSLR; encoded by the coding sequence GTGAAGATAGGCGTTATCAGCGACACTCACGGACATTGCCACCCCCGAGTCTTCCAGGTATTCGAGGGCGTGGAGCTGATTCTCCACGCCGGCGACATCGGAGACGAGACGATAATCACCGACCTTGAGGCCCTTGCGCCGGTCAAAGCCGTCGTGGGCAATATAGACGGGCCCCCCCTGACCGACCGATACCCGCCGCTTGACGAGGTCTCACTGGAAGGACATCTCCTCCTCATGACCCACCAGGCGGGGCCGCCGGAGCGGCTCCCAGAGGAGATCGGGGCGCTCCTGGAAGAGCGCAAGCACGCCGCCCTCGTCTTCGGCCACACCCACCTTCCCCTGGCCCGCCACCAGGACGGGGTCCTTTACCTCAACCCGGGCTACGCAGGCCGGCAGCGCTTCGGATGGAAGCGCTCAGTGGCCCTCCTGCAGGTTACCGAGCACGGCCTCGAGGCCGCAATCCACTTACTGGAAGACTCCCTACGGTGA
- a CDS encoding nitrite/sulfite reductase: protein MYPATDYPFKDDINPNFKTPEEDFDKKEHVKLESDGVRGQLHDHFRDLSSDDIAWESEQLAKSHGIYLQWNRAKTGKEKDWMYMVRITVPGGGPLTREQWRVFDDVAEDYTTNLEGNPSLRVTTRQNIQFHWVKKKNLVDLVRRIAETGFYSLNGCGDNVRNVMGCPVSSHSTLYNAHAMANRSGRYFRLPAEAHIAVIAVDPKYMRTPDERFKYGRNLLNRKFKISFSAIHFDEASGCWVPDNCVELRAQDIGVAPVLDNGEVKRFQVYIGGGQGEKNRKPTISSLGEPIGIFRKEDLLEGLDAIVRIHQEWGDRQNRYWARIKYVLLKMGMEWFQNEVRSLKVEFEPPDPRLDYGDRDLHHGWMRQPSNGLFTYGAFIENGRIIDGPNGEMKTMVRHLMETYPIKLMNTPNQHLLFTDIPEDARDDFEADMHRFGYGKVNGKPYSTLRKSSVACVGLNTCGLAFTDSEKFLPSLIGELEALGFGDLKESIGMSGCEAQCSRPATKAIGWVGSAKNRYQLKLMGTEDGRHQGLSLSDSSGKYYLILTPRDEVVTVTKTLFQFFLANRNPGETLGYFHQRTGMEAIIEHLKQDPETTELMKKTYNHPNRA from the coding sequence ATGTATCCCGCCACGGATTATCCATTCAAAGACGACATCAACCCCAATTTTAAAACGCCTGAGGAAGATTTCGACAAGAAGGAGCACGTCAAGCTTGAATCCGACGGCGTCCGCGGCCAACTCCACGACCATTTCAGGGACCTTTCAAGCGATGACATTGCGTGGGAATCGGAGCAGCTGGCTAAATCGCACGGCATCTATCTGCAGTGGAACCGGGCTAAGACGGGAAAGGAAAAGGATTGGATGTATATGGTGCGCATCACCGTTCCAGGCGGCGGGCCGCTAACACGCGAACAGTGGAGAGTCTTTGATGACGTGGCGGAAGACTATACGACCAACCTGGAGGGAAATCCATCGTTGCGCGTCACAACCCGGCAAAATATTCAATTCCACTGGGTAAAGAAAAAAAACCTCGTAGACCTCGTCCGCCGCATTGCGGAGACGGGTTTCTACAGCTTAAACGGATGCGGCGACAACGTGCGGAACGTAATGGGTTGCCCGGTCTCGTCACACTCGACCCTTTACAACGCCCATGCAATGGCCAACCGGTCTGGACGATATTTCCGCCTTCCCGCCGAAGCCCATATTGCCGTCATCGCGGTTGACCCTAAGTATATGAGAACGCCCGACGAGCGTTTTAAATATGGAAGAAACTTGCTGAACAGGAAATTTAAAATCAGCTTCTCTGCGATTCACTTCGACGAAGCATCGGGGTGTTGGGTACCCGATAATTGCGTCGAGCTCCGCGCCCAGGACATTGGGGTTGCACCCGTCTTGGATAACGGCGAAGTCAAGCGCTTTCAGGTCTATATCGGCGGCGGCCAGGGCGAGAAGAATCGCAAACCGACCATTTCTTCTCTCGGCGAGCCCATCGGCATCTTTCGCAAAGAAGACCTGCTCGAGGGCCTGGACGCGATTGTCCGAATCCATCAGGAATGGGGTGATAGGCAAAACCGATATTGGGCCCGGATCAAATACGTCCTCCTTAAAATGGGGATGGAATGGTTCCAAAACGAAGTAAGAAGCTTGAAGGTCGAGTTTGAGCCACCGGACCCCCGCCTGGACTATGGAGACCGGGACCTCCATCACGGGTGGATGAGGCAACCATCGAATGGATTGTTTACATACGGGGCCTTTATCGAGAACGGGAGAATCATCGATGGACCAAATGGTGAGATGAAGACCATGGTTCGCCACCTCATGGAAACCTACCCCATCAAACTCATGAACACGCCGAACCAACATCTCCTGTTCACCGACATCCCCGAAGATGCAAGGGATGACTTTGAAGCCGACATGCACCGGTTCGGGTATGGGAAGGTAAATGGGAAGCCCTACTCAACGTTGAGAAAATCATCCGTAGCCTGTGTCGGGCTCAACACGTGTGGTCTGGCTTTTACGGATTCCGAGAAGTTTCTCCCCTCCCTAATCGGCGAACTGGAGGCGTTGGGCTTTGGAGACCTTAAGGAGTCCATTGGGATGAGCGGGTGTGAGGCCCAATGCTCGCGTCCGGCAACGAAGGCGATCGGGTGGGTCGGGTCTGCGAAAAACCGATACCAACTAAAGCTTATGGGGACTGAAGACGGCAGGCATCAGGGCCTATCTCTATCCGATTCGAGTGGCAAATATTATTTAATATTAACGCCGCGGGACGAGGTCGTCACTGTAACCAAAACCCTCTTTCAATTCTTCTTAGCCAACCGAAACCCCGGCGAGACGTTGGGATATTTTCATCAGCGAACCGGCATGGAAGCCATCATCGAGCACCTGAAGCAGGACCCCGAAACCACCGAACTGATGAAAAAGACCTACAACCACCCGAATCGCGCTTGA